Proteins from one Neodiprion fabricii isolate iyNeoFabr1 chromosome 5, iyNeoFabr1.1, whole genome shotgun sequence genomic window:
- the LOC124182379 gene encoding chitin synthase chs-2-like, with product MAKNPNGFVPGIGTVGPVDFSDDESTPLAVQEQYAASLKTVTEAKEWDLFRNPPLKEDSGSMAEQNCLQLVIKISKIVAYLLVFAIVLSCSVIAKGTILFMTSQLRDDRTIYYCNEQLGTTKTFAATLPEEEKIAWIWCIMFAFSITEILTLVRSLRILCFKSYGKPKVAHFIVVWITETAHVIGLAILIVSVLPDLDVIQGAMLTNCLCFVPGLLGLLSRYKKRDKPILFLLFIVDVAALAMQVTGFVVWPFVYISNPALWLTPVALVLVSCRWWENYVSIQSPLGIVRYLGQVKEELKFTRSATYLVVSIWKIAAFVLTTLSILHMKGTTISNLFTMFGTTFNEHNVTVSEVQSTIGGGTIPDLSEVLPDGVTAIVTTNSLTPVYVMLIQILAAYFTYIFGKLACKILMQGFGYALPINLTVPVSISLLLVMCILRNEEPCTFHGFIPDYLFYQSPSLNSLSDFIWSEYAWVWILWLLSQTWITIHIWTPKCERLATTEKLFVLPLYDGLLVDQSLALNRQRNDEPNMTDESFVRHDEDYDTLYEQNEGLGTAHTASRNSDLVTRIHVCATMWHENKEEMMEFLKSILRLDEDQCARRNAQNFLKIIDPDYYELETHIFFDDAFEMSDHDENESQVNWFVKLLVNTLDEAASNVHQTTMHVSAPKKYPTPYGGRLVWTLPGKTKMIAHLKDKSKIRHRKRWSQVMYMYYLLGHRLMQLPISIERKEIIAEHTFLLALDGDIDFQPAAVKLLIDLMKKNKNLGAACGRIHPVGSGFMVWYQMFEYAIGHWLQKATEHTIGCVLCSPGCFSLFRGKALMDDRVMSKYTTTSNEARHYVQYDQGEDRWLCTLLLQRGYRVEYSAASDAYTHAPEGFNEFFNQRRRWVPSTMANIMDLIGDSKRTVKNNDNISTVYMWYQTFLMVGTILGPGTIFLMLVGACSAAFGIGNWPSFHYNLVPVVIFMIVCLTCKSSIQLFVAAVISMGYGIVMMAVIVAIIIQMADDGWVAPSSLFLILITGQLVLAGLMHPQELMCLPCGIIYYVTIPAMYMLLVIYSITNLNNVAWGTREVQVKKTAAELEEDKKEAEEAARKGKQKSLFGFLQDGKGNSTDDNGSIEISLAGLFKCILCTHNNPSDEKQQLNAIATSLNQMEKKLENISKAIDPQGHAPRQRRVSFTRPGGEATNLDDENPTNKDQVESDTESTVSQNTEGERDRTFLVSPYWLEDEDLKKGEVDFLSPQEEQFWKDILEKYLFPIDEDKAEKTRIAGDLKELRDKSFFAFFMLNALFVMIVFLMQLNKDDLHIEWPWGIQTNITYDETALEVNLTSEYLQLEPIGLVFVFSFALVLVIQFIAMLFHRCGTFAHIVATTTLDWYCCKKPEDVSEQALLSKDAVQIVKDLQRLDSIDETNNEDSLKPPARRTTVRNLEKNRRKTQTNKNLDSAFRERFFSIAEGPDFSRRMSSRRSTVAFKAFEARRHSILAEKRKSQMQVMPGGASSSNYSVARTSLTMQPKMSRRGSQASIIMRVSDTHPGVVNLAFDPEEDPRA from the exons ATGGCCAAAAATCCTAACGGATTTGTCCCGGGCATCGGGACCGTCGGGCCAGTCGATTTCTCAGATGATGAAAGCACCCCACTAGCAGTCCAAGAGCAATATGCTGCAAG CTTAAAAACAGTCACGGAAGCTAAAGAATGGGACTTATTTCGGAACCCACCATTAAAGGAGGACTCGGGTTCGATGGCCGAACAGAACTGCTTGCAGCTGGTGATAAAGATATCAAAAATCGTGGCCTACCTTCTTGTTTTTGCTATAGTCTTGAGCTGTAGCGTCATTGCCAAGGGAACAATACTGTTCATGACCTCTCAACTGCGGGACGACAGGACTATTTACTACTGCAACGAGCAGCTAG GAACGACAAAAACATTCGCAGCCACTTTACCAGAGGAAGAAAAGATAGCTTGGATATGGTGCATAATGTTTGCCTTTTCGATCACCGAAATCTTGACGCTCGTCCGAAGTTTGAGAATCCTCTGTTTCAAGTCGTACGGAAAACCAAAGGTGGCCCATTTCATAGTTGTATGGATTACAGAAACCGCCCATGTTATTGGACTGGCCATTTTGATTGTAAGCGTATTACCTGACCTCGATGTAATTCAGGGAGCAATGCTGACAAATTGCCTGTGCTTCGTTCCAGGACTGCTCG GGCTTCTCTCTCGCTACAAGAAACGTGATAAGCCGATACTGTTCCTTCTATTTATCGTGGATGTTGCCGCTCTCGCGATGCAGGTCACGGGATTTGTGGTATGGCCATTCGTCTACATCTCGAACCCAGCCTTATGGCTAACCCCCGTTGCTCTAGTGCTAGTATCCTGCCGTTGGTGGGAAAACTACGTTTCAATTCAGAGCCCCTTGG GAATCGTAAGATACTTGGGTCAAGTGAAGGAGGAACTGAAGTTTACGAGGTCCGCGACCTACCTCGTGGTGTCAATTTGGAAGATAGCGGCTTTCGTCCTGACTACTTTGTCAATTCTACACATGAAGGGCACTACGATCAGTAACTTATTTACCATGTTCGGAACCACATTCAACGAGCACAATGTCACCGTTTCCGAGGTTCAGTCGACGATTGGCGGAGGGACCATCCCCGACCTATCAGAGGTTCTTCCCGACGGAGTAACGGCGATTGTAACCACGAACTCTCTCACTCCGGTGTACGTGATGCTGATACAAATATTGGCAGCATACTTCACCTACATTTTTG gtAAACTCGCTTGCAAGATATTAATGCAGGGATTTGGCTACGCCTTGCCCATTAACTTGACCGTCCCCGTCTCGATATCACTCCTGCTCGTCATGTGCATTCTGCGAAACGAAGAACCTTGCACTTTTCACGGTTTCATTCCTGACTATCTCTTCTATCAGTCGCCGTCTTTAAACTCATTGAGCGATTTCATTTGGAGTGAGTACGCTTGGGTATGGATATTATGGCTGCTTTCGCAAACGTGGATCACCATCCACATATGGACTCCGAAATGCGAACGTCTTGCGACAACCGAGAAGCTTTTTGTGCTGCCGCTGTACGATGGACTGTTGGTCGACCAATCGTTGGCACTCAACAGACAGCGAAACGATGAGCCGAACATGACCGATGAG AGTTTCGTGAGGCACGACGAAGACTATGACACCTTATACGAACAGAACGAAGGGTTGGGAACTGCTCACACAGCCAGCAGGAATAGCGATCTGGTGACTAGAATTCACGTGTGCGCCACGATGTGGCATGAGAACAAGGAGGAAATGATGGAGTTCTTAAAGAGCATTCTGCGACTGGATGAGGATCAGTGCGCCAGAAGGAACGCACAGAACTTCCTTAAGATTATTGACCCCGATTACTATGAATTGGAAA CTCACATATTCTTTGACGACGCGTTCGAGATGTCAGATCATGATGAAAACGAATCGCAGGTGAATTGGTTCGTAAAACTTCTCGTGAATACGCTGGATGAGGCAGCGTCGAACGTTCATCAAACGACGATGCACGTCAGTGCGCCAAAGAAGTACCCGACACCCTATGGGGGTCGTTTGGTATGGACACTTCCAGGAAAGACAAAGATGATTGCTCATCTTAAGGACAAGAGCAAAATTCGGCACAGGAAACGTTGGAGCCAG GTCATGTACATGTACTATCTTCTCGGTCACCGACTAATGCAACTGCCAATCAGCATCGAACGGAAGGAAATTATTGCTGAGCATACATTCCTTCTCGCGCTTGACGGCGACATTGACTTCCAGCCAGCCGCTGTCAAGCTCCTGATCGacttaatgaaaaaaaacaagaacctcgGTGCTGCATGTGGCCGCATCCATCCAGTAGGATCTG GTTTCATGGTGTGGTACCAAATGTTCGAATACGCGATCGGACATTGGCTACAAAAGGCGACCGAGCACACGATCGGTTGCGTGCTTTGCAGCCCTGGATGCTTTTCACTTTTCAGAGGCAAGGCGCTTATGGACGATAGAGTGATGAGCAAATACACGACGACTTCCAACGAAGCCCGGCACTACGTTCAGTACGATCAGGGTGAGGATCGATGGCTATGCACTCTGCTGTTGCAGCGGGGTTACAGG GTTGAGTACTCGGCTGCCAGTGACGCCTACACACACGCACCCGAAGGgttcaacgaattttttaatcaacgaCGTCGTTGGGTTCCCTCGACAATGGCCAACATAATGGATCTAATAGGAGACTCCAAACGGACCGTAAAAAACAATGATAACATATCGACTGTTTATATGTGGTATCAGACCTTCCTTATGG TTGGAACGATCCTCGGACCGGGAACAATATTTCTCATGCTGGTTGGTGCCTGTAGCGCGGCTTTCGGAATTGGAAACTGGCCGAGTTTTCATTACAATCTCGTGCCGGTTGTGATATTCATGATTGTCTGCCTAACTTGTAAATCCAGTATACAA CTTTTCGTAGCCGCGGTAATCAGCATGGGATACGGTATTGTTATGATGGCCGTGATAGTGgctattataatacaaatgGCGGACGATGGTTGGGTCGCTCCCAGCTCTCTTTTTCTAATCCTAATCACCGGCCAGCTGGTCTTAGCGGGACTCATGCATCCCCAAGAATTGATGTGTCTTCCGTGCGGAATAATCTACTACGTAACAATACCTGCCATGTACATGCTGCTGGTTATATACTCCATCACAAATCTTAACAATGTCGCCTGGGGTACCAGAGAAGTGCAAGTCAAGAAGACAGCTGCG GAATTAGaggaagataaaaaagaagCTGAGGAGGCTGCACGAAAGGGTAAGCAAAAGTCGCTCTTCGGTTTTCTGCAAGACGGCAAAGGAAACAGCACAGACGATAACGGTTCGATAGAGATCTCGCTGGCCGGATTGTTCAAGTGCATATTATGCACCCACAACAACCCATCCGACGAAAAGCAGCAGCTAAACGCAATTGCGACGTCCCTAAACCAGATGGAGAAGAAGTTGGAGAACATATCGAA GGCCATAGATCCTCAAGGCCACGCTCCGAGACAAAGGCGAGTTTCGTTCACCCGGCCTGGTGGCGAAGCCACCAACCTGGACGACGAGAATCCAACGAACAAGGACCAAGTTGAAAGTGACACGGAGAGCACGGTGAGCCAGAACACTGAGGGCGAGCGAGACCGTACATTTTTGGTGAGTCCTTACTGGTTGGAGGATGAGGATCTTAAGAAGGGAGAGGTCGATTTCCTATCACCACAAGAGGAACAATTCTGGAAGGACATACTCGAGAAGTACCTCTTTCCGATCGACGAAGACAAGGCAGAGAAg ACACGAATTGCTGGTGACCTGAAAGAACTTCGCGACAAAAGTTTCTTCGCATTTTTCATGCTGAATGCCCTTTTCGTCATGATCGTATTCTTGATGCAGCTCAACAAAGATGATCTACACATTGAGTGGCCCTGGGGTATCCAAACGAATATTACCTACGACGAAACTGCCCTGGAG GTGAACTTGACCTCTGAGTACCTTCAACTCGAGCCAATCGGTCTAGTGTTTGTATTTTCGTTCGCTCTGGTACTGGTCATACAATTTATAGCGATGCTGTTCCACAGATGCGGCACCTTTGCACATATCGTGGCAACCACAACGCTGGATTGGTACTGTTGCAAAAAG CCGGAAGACGTATCGGAACAAGCATTGTTGAGCAAAGATGCGGTTCAGATAGTGAAAGATCTTCAACGACTCGATAGCATTGATGAAACAAATAATGAAGACAGTCTAAAACCGCCTGCAAGACGCACCACTGTTCGCAACCTGGAAAAGAATAGAAGAAAAACGCAGACGAATAAAAATCTTGACAGTGCATTTAGGGAAAGATTCTTTAGCATAGCCGAGGGCCCAG ATTTTTCACGGCGCATGTCTTCCCGAAGATCAACTGTAGCTTTCAAGGCGTTCGAAGCTAGACGCCACAGTATTTTGGCCGAGAAGAGAAAATCCCAAATGCAAGTTATGCCGGGAGGAGCATCGAGCAGTAATTACAGCGTGGCAAGGACATCGTTGACCATGCAGCCCAAAATGAGTAGGAGAGGCAGCCAAGCATCCATCATCATGCGAGTCTCAGATACGCACCCAGGCGTCGTTAATCTCGCTTTTGATCCAGAAGAAGATCCCAGAGCTTAA
- the LOC124182378 gene encoding chitin synthase chs-2-like: MLKHQNPSIPREGAEATDMDDFFDDESSPLTAQDEYGERLSADTKGWDVFRNPPLRRDSGSMADQKCVAVTLKILKLLVYIIVFAIVLSCGVIAKGTALLMTSQLQLDRTVLYCNRLLGAEKTFVALLPEEERVSWIWCILIGFAVPEIGTLIRSVRICVFKSSRKPKVSHFVFVFLMETLHVIGLAILFMSVLPDLDVIQGAMLMNCVCFVPALLGLLSRNEKVDGTRKLPYILADVVAVVAQMTSFIVWPIQKTSNPSLWLTPVSLILVSCRWWGNYVTIHSPVDIINSLGRIEEELKYTRYFTYIFVSVWKIIAFFAFSILILHFKGNTISHIFTMAGSTFSNHNITVTEVQSTIGGGTIPQLSEVVQNGTSAVIMTTFTTPIYILLIQMLAAYFIYIFGKFACKIMIQEFSFALPISLTIPTSISLLTAACSLRNRDPCYFHGMLPDHLFFDSPTFYFLTDFILEEHAWVWVLWLLSYTWVTIQIWTPKCERLASTEKLFVTPMYDTLLVDQAMALNRRRDDQPEISAKNGTGRIKTKDKKKDDSDSDYTPYEQTNNSALGTSVTYTSDLVTRVYVCATMWHENKDEMIDFLKSILRLDEDQCARRNAQNFLNVVDPDYYELETHIFFDDAFEVSDHDVNDSQVNRFVRLLVNVLDEAASDVHQTRVHVSAPKKYPTPYGGRLIWTLPGKTTMIAHLKDKSKIRHRKRWSQVMYMYYLLGHRLMQMPISIDRKEIIAENTYLLTLDGDIDFQPNAVKLLIDLMKRNKNLGAACGRIHPVGSGPMVWYQMFEYAIGHWLQKATEHTIGCVLCSPGCFSLFRGKALMDDRVMSKYTTRSTEARHYVQYDQGEDRWLCTLLLQRGYRVEYSAASDAYTHAPEGFNEFYNQRRRWVPSTMANIMDLIMNSKRTIKNNDNISLVYMSYQILLMVGTILGPGTIFLMLVGACVAAFQIDNWTSFFWNLIPIVIFMIICFTCKSHVQLFIAGFISIGYGLVMMAVIVGVLIQIADDGWAAPSSLFLFLVVGQLIIAGLLHPQELLCLPCGIIYYVTIPSMYLLLVIYSITNLNNVTWGTREVQVKKTIGEWDDEKVEAEKTAWQRKNKPLLDILRDSEGTDKNDQGSIDFSCAGLFRCMFCTHDKPFDKKQELITIAESLEKVQMQLMKIERVVEPQPHLPGRKFTMAYADMMEPIEENSIEADQLDSESDTLSQDLEVHRERTFLVSPYWLEDESLQKGEVDFLSTQEEQFWKEILDEYLFPIDEDQAEKERIATDLKELRNKCVFAFFMLNALFVLIIFLMQLNKESLHIKWPFGAKTNITYDETALEVHVTTESLQLEPIGIVFVCSFALVLVIQFIAMFFHRFGTLAHILASTTLDWYCCKKAENVSVETLQINDAVEIVKDLQRLDVMDREYEEITSKEPGRRKTVRNLESAKRKTRVMNNLDDAFRQRFFSIAEDLRLPSEMATRRSIQAVKAFEMRRNTILAERKQSKLQAQAGGSSIYGMFGKPTSMRLRPVSNPDNSDDEEVDRSPGVINLGFDHEDSPRV, from the exons ATGTTGAAGCATCAAAACCCCAGCATCCCAAGAGAAGGTGCGGAAGCAACCGACATGGACGATTTTTTCGACGACGAGAGTTCGCCCTTGACGGCTCAAGACGAATACGGTGAAAG GTTATCAGCGGACACCAAGGGATGGGATGTGTTCCGCAACCCGCCGTTAAGGAGAGACTCCGGTTCGATGGCGGACCAGAAGTGCGTCGCGGTGACGCTGAAAATCCTGAAACTGCTAGTCTACATTATTGTTTTCGCGATAGTTTTGAGCTGCGGCGTGATCGCGAAAGGAACGGCCCTCCTCATGACCTCTCAGCTCCAGCTTGACCGGACGGTTTTGTACTGCAACCGACTTCTAG GGGCGGAAAAAACGTTCGTTGCGTTGCTGCCTGAGGAAGAGAGGGTGTCGTGGATATGGTGCATACTTATCGGGTTTGCAGTGCCCGAAATTGGCACGCTGATCCGCAGCGTGAGAATCTGTGTTTTCAAATCGTCAAGGAAGCCCAAAGTCTCCCACTTCGTCTTTGTGTTTTTAATGGAGACGCTGCACGTGATTGGACTCGCGATACTGTTCATGAGCGTTTTGCCCGACCTAGACGTCATCCAGGGAGCAATGCTGATGAACTGCGTGTGCTTCGTCCCAGCGTTGCTCG GGCTTCTTTCACGGAATGAAAAGGTTGACGGGACGAGGAAGCTTCCGTACATCCTGGCCGACGTGGTTGCCGTGGTCGCGCAGATGACGTCCTTCATAGTTTGGCCCATCCAGAAGACCTCGAATCCAAGCTTGTGGCTGACTCCAGTTTCGCTTATCCTTGTGTCCTGTCGATGGTGGGGGAATTACGTCACCATCCACAGTCCCGTAG ACATAATAAACTCGCTGGGTCGAATTGAGGAGGAGTTGAAGTACACGAGATACTTCACTTACATCTTCGTCTCCGTATGGAAAATCATTGCGTTTTTCGCATTCTCCATACTGATTCTGCACTTCAAGGGAAACACAATTAGTCACATTTTCACGATGGCCGGAAGTACCTTCAGCAACCATAACATCACCGTCACCGAGGTCCAGTCAACCATTGGCGGCGGAACGATTCCACAACTGTCTGAGGTTGTCCAAAACGGAACGTCGGCGGTCATCATGACGACCTTTACAACTCCGATATACATATTACTGATACAAATGCTTGCAGCAtatttcatttacatatttg gTAAATTCGCATGTAAGATAATGATACAAGAATTCAGCTTCGCGTTACCGATCAGTCTGACAATCCCGACGTCAATTTCCCTTCTCACCGCAGCCTGTAGTCTTCGAAATCGAGATCCCTGTTATTTCCACGGGATGCTACCTGATCACCTCTTTTTCGACTCTCCAACCTTCTACTTCCTTACCGATTTTATATTGGAAGAGCACGCCTGGGTCTGGGTCTTGTGGTTACTGTCCTACACTTGGGTAACGATCCAAATTTGGACACCAAAATGCGAACGTCTTGCTTCAACTGAGAAACTCTTCGTCACACCGATGTACGATACACTTCTCGTCGATCAAGCAATGGCACTGAACAGGCGGCGTGACGACCAGCCAGAAATTTCGGCGAAG AATGGGACGGGCAGAATCAAAacgaaggataaaaaaaaggatgaCAGTGACTCTGATTACACTCCGTACGAACAAACCAATAACTCCGCTCTGGGCACGTCTGTTACCTACACCAGCGATCTGGTAACGAGGGTTTATGTCTGCGCTACCATGTGGCACGAGAATAAGGACGAGATGATCGATTTTCTGAAGAGCATACTTCGATTGGATGAGGATCAATGCGCCAGGCGGAACGCCCAAAATTTTCTAAACGTGGTCGATCCAGACTACTATGAATTGGAGA CTCACATTTTCTTCGATGACGCCTTTGAGGTGTCCGATCACGATGTCAACGACTCGCAGGTAAATCGATTCGTGAGATTGCTCGTGAACGTGCTAGACGAAGCCGCTTCCGACGTCCATCAAACCCGAGTTCATGTTAGTGCGCCGAAAAAATACCCGACGCCTTACGGCGGTCGTCTGATCTGGACGCTACCGGGTAAGACGACGATGATCGCTCATTTGAAGGATAAAAGCAAGATTCGGCATAGAAAACGTTGGAGTCAG GTGATGTACATGTACTACCTCCTTGGTCACCGATTGATGCAGATGCCAATAAGCATCGATCGAAAGGAGATAATTGCTGAGAACACATACCTCCTCACCCTCGACGGCGACATTGACTTTCAGCCCAACGCCGTTAAACTTCTGATTGATTTGATGAAGAGAAATAAGAACCTGGGCGCTGCGTGTGGCCGCATTCATCCCGTCGGATCAG GTCCAATGGTGTGGTACCAAATGTTCGAATACGCGATCGGGCATTGGCTACAGAAGGCGACCGAGCACACAATCGGCTGTGTGCTCTGCAGTCCAGGATGCTTTTCACTTTTCAGAGGAAAGGCACTTATGGATGACAGAGTGATGAGCAAATATACAACCAGATCAACCGAGGCACGGCACTACGTCCAGTACGATCAGGGTGAGGATCGATGGTTGTGCACTCTGCTGCTGCAGCGTGGTTACAGG GTTGAGTATTCAGCTGCCAGTGATGCCTACACTCATGCACCCGAAGGGTTCAACGAGTTTTACAATCAAAGACGCCGTTGGGTTCCCTCGACAATGGCCAACATCATGGATCTGATTATGAACTCTAAGCGTACCATCAAGAACAATGACAACATATCGCTGGTGTACATGTCATACCAAATCCTGCTCATGG TTGGTACAATCCTTGGACCGGGTACAATCTTTCTAATGTTGGTTGGAGCCTGCGTTGCTGCATTCCAGATCGATAATTGGACGAGTTTCTTTTGGAACCTAATCCCGATTGTGATATTCATGATCATCTGTTTCACTTGTAAATCTCACGTGCAA CTTTTCATAGCCGGATTCATCAGCATCGGATACGGACTCGTAATGATGGCTGTGATAGTTGGAGTACTGATACAAATAGCAGACGATGGTTGGGCCGCGCCCAGCtccctttttctcttcctGGTAGTCGGGCAACTGATTATAGCAGGGCTACTGCATCCCCAGGAACTGCTCTGTCTACCCTGCGGAATAATCTACTATGTAACAATACCTTCCATGTACCTGCTGCTGGTGATATATTCTATCACAAACCTGAACAACGTTACTTGGGGAACTAGAGAAGTGCAAGTAAAGAAGACTATTGGG GAATGGGACGACGAGAAGGTAGAGGCTGAGAAAACTGCGTGGCAGCGTAAAAATAAACCGCTTCTCGACATCCTCCGAGACAGCGAGGGCACCGACAAGAATGACCAGGGATCTATCGACTTCTCATGCGCCGGATTATTCAGATGTATGTTTTGCACCCACGACAAGCCATTTGACAAGAAACAGGAGCTAATCACAATCGCCGAATCTTTGGAGAAAGTTCAGATGCAACTAATGAAGATAGAGAG AGTCGTTGAACCTCAACCACATCTACCAGGACGGAAATTTACAATGGCCTATGCAGACATGATGGAGCCAATTGAGGAAAATTCAATCGAGGCCGATCAACTGGACAGCGAGTCAGATACGCTGAGTCAGGATCTGGAAGTCCACCGCGAACGCACCTTTCTGGTGAGTCCTTACTGGTTGGAGGACGAAAGTCTGCAGAAGGGAGAAGTCGATTTCCTTTCAACTCAGGAGGAACAGTTCTGGAAGGAGATACTCGACGAGTATCTCTTCCCAATTGATGAAGACCAAGCAGAGAAG GAACGTATCGCTACCGATCTGAAAGAACTTCGGAACAAGTGTgtctttgcatttttcatgTTAAACGCACTATTCGTGCTGAtcatatttttaatgcaaCTGAACAAGGAGAGTTTACACATCAAGTGGCCGTTCGGCGCTAAGACAAACATCACCTACGACGAGACTGCCCTTGAG GTTCACGTAACCACAGAATCCCTACAGCTCGAACCAATCGGTATTGTGTTTGTCTGCTCGTTCGCACTGGTTCTGGTAATCCAGTTTATAGCAATGTTCTTCCATCGCTTTGGAACATTAGCCCACATCCTAGCAAGTACAACACTGGACTGGTATTGCTGCAAAAAG GCCGAGAATGTTTCGGTTGAGACATTACAGATCAACGATGCTGTTGAGATAGTTAAAGACCTTCAAAGATTGGACGTAATGGATCGTGAATACGAGGAAATAACCAGCAAAGAGCCTGGCCGAAGAAAGACTGTCCGTAACTTAGAGAGCGCTAAACGAAAGACGCGCGTGATGAACAACCTGGACGACGCTTTCAGGCAGAGATTCTTCAGTATAGCAGAAGACTTGA GATTGCCCAGCGAAATGGCAACCCGAAGGTCGATTCAAGCAGTGAAAGCATTCGAGATGCGAAGGAACACAATTTTGGCTGAAAGGAAGCAGTCGAAATTGCAAGCCCAAGCAGGGGGAAGCAGTATATACGGAATGTTCGGGAAACCCACTAGTATGCGTCTTAGACCAGTAAGTAATCCCGATAATTCGGATGATGAAGAAGTCGACAGAAGCCCGGGCGTTATCAACCTCGGATTTGATCATGAAGATTCCCCGAGAGTATAA